The following proteins come from a genomic window of Salvia hispanica cultivar TCC Black 2014 chromosome 4, UniMelb_Shisp_WGS_1.0, whole genome shotgun sequence:
- the LOC125219712 gene encoding uncharacterized protein LOC125219712, whose protein sequence is MGDHFVLLVDRLLTESTLEAAIESRLKHVVPITVDEVAIDYSYQKDSEASLSLRKVVECRICQDEGFDSSMEAPCSCSGSLKYAHRRCVQKWCNEKGDTMCEICHQQFKPGYTAPPPIFRLGELPMNLRGNWQIARRDLNNPRIIAMVAADHSFLDPEYDEYAASTSRSIVCCRTLALIFMVLLIMRHTLPVVVSRAGNYSLPLIMLLLLRVAGIIIPICIILKAVTSIIRHRQQQATPAPDEESSPLPLNQSNLNAVS, encoded by the exons ATGGGGGATCACTTCGTTTTGCTGGTTGATCGTTTGCTTACTGAGTCGACCCTTGAGGCTGCAATCGAGAGTAGATTGAAGCACGTAGTCCCCATCACTGTCGATGAAGTAGCAATCGACTACTCGTACCAGAAAGATTCCGAGGCTAGCTTGTCTCTGAGGAAGGTGGTCGAGTGTCGGATATGCCAAGATGAAGGTTTTGATTCAAGCATGGAGGCTCCATGCTCTTGCTCTGGAAGCTTGAAG TATGCTCATCGTAGATGTGTGCAAAAGTGGTGCAACGAGAAGGGTGACACCATGTGTGAGATATGCCATCAG CAATTCAAGCCAGGATACACTGCACCACCGCCAATTTTCCGTTTGGGTGAACTTCCGATGAACTTGAG GGGGAATTGGCAAATTGCAAGAAGAGATCTGAACAATCCGCGCATTATTGCAATGGTTGCTGCTGATCATAGCTTCCTCGATCCAGAATACGATGAGTATGCTGCTTCCACGTCACGAAGCATAGTCTGCTGCCGCACATTAGCATTAATA TTCATGGTGCTCCTGATTATGCGGCATACTCTTCCGGTAGTTGTGAGTCGAGCGGGGAATTATTCGCTCCCACTGATCATG CTTTTGTTGCTACGAGTCGCTGGGATCATTATACCGATCTGCATTATACTCAAAGCAGTCACCTCCATCATACGCCACCGACAGCAACAGGCAACGCCTGCACCTGATGAAGAATCGAGCCCGTTACCTCTGAATCAGTCAAATTTGAATGCAGTCAGCTAG